A region of the Vigna unguiculata cultivar IT97K-499-35 chromosome 9, ASM411807v1, whole genome shotgun sequence genome:
TTTTTGTGATGGATTCTGTTAGTTGGACTCTCCTTTAGGGCTCTGGCCCATGTGACTTTTGCTCTTGGGCTTTATTTCCAAATGTTGTTGTTTTATCATTGTACTtgtttggcatcgtggtgtgtcccctttttctttttgaacttcctttggataattgtaaggaGTAAGGTTTGAACTCCTAGACCGCgtttctatattattttgtgtgacacttcctttaattagctttattaattaaatggagtGTTTCAATTGATCCTAAAATCTACTATGATTTCTCATCctcaaaatcattaaaataactACAATAATAACATACactttaattactttaatagAAGGACAATAAAAAGACTTCATAATctgaataacaaaatttaaaaaagaaaactgcaaATCTTGAAAAACTTCCTTCAAACATTCCAATAACCATATAATAGAATAATGAAAGAACAAATGAGAGAAAGATTTAACATTATTACAACACTCATGTTTTTTGAAtcttaaaatcaatatatagaCGAGCATACAACAATTTCCAAAGAATCAAAGTTCTAGCTAGTGACATATCATTCAACAAATCAAGTTTGCAACGTTTTGGGAAAGCACACCAACATTGTCTATAATTCAATTGGGCACATACTCATTAagcattaataaaaaaaaaatcaaattaactagcaacaaaaaatgaaagtttCAGTGAGTACCTATTCAGGTCGAACTAACAAAGTATAACCttattctataaaaataatacattttaatcaatttagatacccAAATATAAAACCACCAATGTCATTCTATAATACAATTACATAATATCCATTTTTCTTTTCGAAAACAACATATGCATTCTTAATATCGtgtcaaattaacaaaaatttaaaaaacatatttttttacttaatctTAAGAAATTGAgtaattatgaattaatttgtttttttttttaatttcttttgctTGTCGGTCAACtcgttttttaaaataaaggagtTATATAATTGTGAATGggaagaatttgaaaaaaatcaaataaaaacgAGAATATACAACGGTAATATCTTACGTACAGTAGTTagataacaacaacaaaaagttattttaaacacgtaataaaacaaaacaaaaatctaaaattaattaagccTAAATTTAATGAATGTAATGCCAGTTTTAATATCGATTAATAAGTGTCCAtcttcattttaatttgaaGTTGAAAGTGACATTTGATGATATGAATTCATGTCTTAACTATAAACACAAATTCTtgttaaattcataatttttacatattcttttttattagtACAACTCATACCATTTCTCAAAATCAAATTTACTTGTAAGGATCAAATTTAgcattacttttattttcttacatcaTTCATTAAGTCGTAAATATTTGATCCATTTTTTCATtgggaaaaaaaatacaaaaataaggcagttcaatttagttttttttttttatataaaacaaaatactatATGAAATCCTCaaactttctcactttctctctATCGCAACTTTGTGGATAGAGATTATTTAAATCATGATTATAAAACTGCGTGAGTCaagtgttaaatatgttttatatatcaAACGTTgcatatattcattttttatttaataaattttgtagaaTAGTGCGAtgatttgtaagaaaatttgtaGAACTTTCTCTTTTACCGAACagaattacaaaattttgtccatctttgaaaaaataactttttttcttgGGCCTCTGTATATTCAACATCTAGAACAAGCTACCCAAAATAACTACTTGAACCAAATTGGACGATTTTTGGACCCTCATGTTTTTGTTGTCATTACTTATGGCCGCACCGCAgattcttcctgcacctccataaatttctttctgcactcctatataaataaaattccatttttgtctttttttttaaattatactatgAAAATCAAAATTGACTTTACCATAATGTAATCCCGAAGTtgtattttcttctaaaaatactttcaaattatataatttaaaaaccaaaaacaacttttaaattatgcaattcgaaattaaaaaataataaaaaagaatttcaaagtattttattaataaaagatgTCTTTTAGATTGTACAACctgaaaattacttttaaattttgaaaataatttttgaattgtacaacctataaaagattaaaaaaatgatttctttttttatatatgtgtcTAGGAAAGATTTATAGAGGTGGGTGGAGGAAGAAACTGAATAAGTACACCCCACAATTGTAAAGCCCTTATTTGTACACTTGGCTTCACTAGCACAATTCATCAGAATAAAATGGTTTagcattttatttcttaaaaaaaagaagagaaagttgCATCATTATTTGACCGAATTGAGAAGTAGCAAGAATAGTTAGCTTGTTGGCTTTATTTCTCCATCAGAATAAGGTTGTAGCAGGCACCTTATAAAGCTGCAAACCTCAATCACTCACAACCACACGACGTGTAACGTACATCACCCAACACATCACATAACTCAAAACTAATATATGTCGACTGCGACTttcttaaatttcataaaaccTGCTCATGTGAGAGAATATGAGATTCTCAACAACACAGGATCCCATCATGTCTTTTCAGTAGTGCagatatttttcctttctttataACTTCATTTCTAATTCGTTACATCGATCAAATTCAAGATCATCACTAAATATCGAAAGTCTTCcattaagataattttataatatataaataaaatataatttataggtCAGTTTTATGAAACTGAGTtaacttaaaattcatttctaaTATGGTAGTATCAAAATCCCTTTTTAAAAAAGTCTATTTCACCTGTAATCAATTTtgtaagattaaattaaacttcaaGTTCATTTctaaccctaaataaacccgaTATTTGCGAGAATCGATCCAAAATTACTTACCTTTATACTCTCCgattataaagataatatcTTCTCAAATTAAAGCTTAATCCAAATTGGAAAAAGTagattaattgtttatttagttTCCTTTCAAATATCTTACATGTTGAAGTAGGAATCGTGAGATTCAACCAGAAAGCAGAACAAGAAAATGATAAAGTGAAGTTGAGGGGGAACTGTAGACCAATGAGCACTGAATTGATGGGGGCTCAACACCCAAATTCAAAGATTCCAATCATATTCGATGTTGCAACgacgataaagaataaaaatgacattttttcctttcacttttttttttctgacccAGAACCTaagcaaaatataaaaacaaagacACTCTTTTTAGACTCTTTAAATCCAAAAGCTGATGACAATCAAAATCAATGGCGTTATTTATGAAAGAAAGCTCCAAAAGACCAAAAGCCGGTTTCTCCATCGATTTTCTCTTCAACAATATGATTTTACTCTTCAATGGCAAGGGGAACAGACTCAGCCTGAGATCACAAGAATCACATAATCCATTAGAAAGTAGAGATTTAAGCAGAGCTCAAACACCAAATCTAGTTCATAAGTGAAAAGTGAAACCATTGAATTAACAGTGGAAATGAGAGAAGAAATTAACATACCAATTTGCGGTACTTGAGAGCATAGAACATCTCGAGGTAACGTTTGCTCTCACGGCGTTCAAGGTTGGTGACATGCTTCCAGAAGCCATAGACACCCGTCAGTGTCAAGAGCCTCTCAGAGTAAATCTGCCATGTGTACCTGTGCAACAAATGGAGAAAAACAGAAACCTTAAATACACATGAACATTGATTTATGCTCTTTTTGATGATGTTTGTgagtattgtttttgtttagtttaatGCAATGTGCATACTTCTCTTGAATACGCTTGAGTCCTCCCTGAGAGATTGTGTCCCAGTGAGATGGGTCTGCTTTGCTCTTCTCAAAGAAGTCAACAAGGAGCTCAGCAGCCTGGTCACCATGGTAGGGATCAATGTGGTATCCAGATTTTCCATGCACGATGATCTCAGCAGGACCACCATTGAATGTGGCAAATGTTGGCAATCCACAAGTCATGGCTTCAACCACTGTCAACCCAAAAGCTTCATAAACTGCAGGCTGAACAAAAGCACCCTTTGTGTCACAAATCACACGGTACAGTTCTCCATTTCTAACTCTGTTCATCTGAGAAGAGATCCATCTGAATTGCCCATTCAGCTTGTAGGTCTCGATCAGGCCGTACATCTTCTTCATCTCAGCCTTCTCTTCCAAGTCCTTCGACTCCTTCCTCCTGTCTCCGGCAACAACAACCAGGTTCACCAACTCCCGGAGCCGCGCGTTCTTGCCGTACCACTCCACAAGTCCCGTGATGTTCTTCACACGGTCAAGTCTTGCCATGGTGAAGATGATTGGCTTGTTGCGGTCCTTCAGTACACATCTGTTACAACAATGgggaaaattattttctatctaAACAATTGGGAGATGATAAAGACAAGAGTTGAAGGAACAAGGAAAAGAAACTCACATGTGTTCCTCGTTCTCCACTGAGCTGTAAAGAAGCTCTTCAATCTCAGGGTGGAAATTTGTTAACCTACGCTCAGTTTCGGTGTATGGGAAGTATATGCCCATGTCAGCTCCTGGAGAGACAATGTTGAACTTCGGATCAAAGACATCAATGCCGTGAACAACTCGGTAAAGACCAGGAAGGGTGAAGGCAGTGTGACTCTCGTACTGTCCAACAGTATCCTTGCTGCACAAGAAACAATACAGATGCACGAGTTCATTTCAGTGAGgtaatcaaaatatcaaaatagtgcATTCAAAACATAGGAAGTAAAAGGAAAAGATAGTTCACCTTCCAGCAATCTCTTGGAAGGTGCTGGTGATGATAAAGTCTGTGTGGTTCATCGCAAAAAGATCAGCAGTGAATTGGCATGAAAAGTGATATTTCTCTTCGAATTTTTTCCAGTAAATGTCAGACTCAGGGTATTTGGTCTTTTCTAGAGCATGAGCAATGGTACACTGCATTTATCATTGGATTAAAGAAAAAGCTTAATCAGAGAAAAGTGCAAAAAAAAGGTTTCTCCAACATTAACTAGAAAGTAGGTGTCTATATAGACAAACCTGAGTCACTCCTAATTTATGGGCTAACAAAGAGGCAACGATGTTTCCATCACTGTAGTTTCCAACAATCAGATCTGGCTTGGCTTGCAACTCCTTAGCAAGTTCAACAGCAACATCCTAATATTGACAAGAAACATAGTTAAACTGGAAGTTACTTTCAAATGAAACATCAAAACCATTGAACCGAGCAAAAAGTTAAAATTCACCTCAGCGTAAGTCTCTAGGTATGGCCAGACTTCGAATCTTGAGATCCATTTGCGAACAATTCCCTCCTCTGTTCTGAAAGGAACTCGGAGAATGTCACAATATTCAGTATCATATACCCTCTCTAGACGTTGGCCACAGGTTGTTCCTACTGCATCAGGGAGAAGACGAGTGATCTGCAATAAACAGAAATCACAGGCTCAAGTTAGAGAAAATTTCCGTAAGTTAATTTGTCCTAACAACAACACTAGAACATACAATGAGAATACGAGGAGTGATATCCAAGCCTTGTTTCTTGATGCGGTTGAGCATCTCATTCTCCAAGGCACGAACTTGATCCAAGATGTAAACAACCTGGATTAGAGAATGAACAAGTTAAAGCATGCCACACAACCTTAGTAGCTACCAAATTAGtatgaaaattagaaaaatgttgTCTCAACTCAACTAACCTGCCCACCGGTGTCAGGGTATCCCAAGACATTATCTTGGGCAAAGTAACCATGGGGAGAAAGGATTACAACATTGAAGACCATAGGAACTCTTCCAAGGAATGTCTCAAGGGTGCAAGGATCAGGTGCCTCCAGAAGATCCAAGAGAAGCTGGATCATCTCGAGGACCCTCTCGGCGGTGTCACCCCACCCCCTCTCCAAACCAATCTCCCGGAATCTGCTTTCAAATTCTGAGTAGGGCGTTGCAGGAGCAACAGAAGTTAGATATTCTTCTGCTTTTCTTAAAACATGTTGGAGAGAATTCAGATTCTGAACTTTGTCATTCAGCATCATGGtctgtaacaaaaaaaaaaaaaaaacaagacaatTTTCATTATGATCAAAGAAAGTTTGTCAAAATAAAACTGTAAAGGATTGATCAATGCATATCGTGCCCAAATACTTTGAACAATTGAAAACTCCCAAATACACTTGAAAAGAAGCATACCGTGCCCTTATAACTGTGAAGCCTGAGGAATTCAAGCAGCGGCTGCATGCTCTCCTTGTCATGGAAGAGTTTGGCTGAAAGATGGCGGTTGAGGAACTCCACGCCATTCCCAATGGACTTGTTCAGAGTTGGACGAGGGAAAGAGGCATTAAACGGTTCAAAGTCCAACTCAAGCACGAAGTTTCCGTTAGCACTGCATCAAGAGGGAGAGAAACTGTTAAATTGTCTTGACATGCACAACAACAGAGTGAGTACCAAAAAAAACTCTGAACCTTACCTTCCCTCAACAAGCTCCTCCTTGAAACGCAGATACTCAGCAGGACTTAGCTCATCAACGACAAGCATGTGCAAATTCACACGCAGATACTCCCAAACACCAGGCCTTGGTCGAACAGCCAGAGCAACAAAAGGTGGCAGCACTATGGCTTCCTACACAACAAAAACcaataaaatgaagaaaaataaaacttaacgACAAAAGCGCACAAAACATATTTTGGATGTAACACCCCAGATAAAGAAAACACCAAAAGGGAAAAAGTTACCTGTGTAGATCTCAAAACCTCTCCAAAGGCTCCATCTTGAAGCTTCTTCCTGTTCTCCTCAGGGATTTCTTCAAACTCTGCAATGACCTGGTGGTGTTGCAGGATTCCCTTGCCCTTGGCTTCAAGCCTTTTATCACAACAAGATTTTTAGTGTCATTTTACATTCTTGGACTGAAGCTAATTATTAAATAGacaagttttttgtttttatttatagttatgAGCTACGTACCTTGACAGAAGGGCCAAAATTTCATTCCTGTTACCCGAGAGAGTTTCATCAACCCTCTCGCGGAAAGAGTGAGAGTGCGTCAAAGGATGATGCGCCATTTCTTCAGGGGCAAAACTTCACTGCagcaacaaaaagaaaagcatAAAGAAACTGATTAGAATTGTATGCAACAAGCCACCATAAAAAGGATAAGGTTAGTCACCAAAAGTCAAAAACCAAAACAATGTAGAATTCTTTCTTGTTCTAGAATAGTGTCTTGGATTTCAAATCCTACCAACTACCCTCCCTCCCCTTCCCCGGGTCCAAAAAACATTTATCACAGCACAGATCCTGCTCCTCGTTTAAACTAAGTGTTTGAACGTTAAATTAATCATTGCAGACAGTGAAGATCTTATTACAGGGTCACTCTGCAGAGaaaaattacttcttttatttttattttcgtctgtctgtaatttaatttaatccaaAAAGGAAATCCTACAAAACAGCTGAACTGTCATAAAAAACCAAGCTTGGGAATGAAACTGAGCCATTAGCTCATCAAAGACAGCATCCCAGAACAGAACTATAAAACTCTCCAACATGTCGTTGAAGAAAACATAAAGTACTAGAGACCCAGGATCATGTCACAGACTCTGATCCAATGGCTGAAACACAATCGATCACTGTGCTAGATCTTACACAGTGAAAGCTGACGTGGCAGTGTGGAACACCCAAAAGGGGAAGGCAATGAAGGAACGAAGACAAACAGAATAACAAAAACAGGAGAGAAAAGCAACAGAAACTGAGGAAAAGAATACCTATGGAAATAGAATGAACGCAAAAAATGAAGGGAGGAAGGAGAAGACGAAATGAATGAATGATAAATGAAGAGGAGGAGGTGCTAATTTATAGGCAACGAGCGCCAAACACAAAGAGAGAGAGacgaacaaaataaaaaaggaaacaatTTTCAACAAATTCCATAAAGGTCAAAAGCTTTCTCTCTCTACCAAGGACAGATGTGTAAATGCAACAcgtatataaattatattctaCACGTACCTTCAATATTTTGGACCTACATCAGATTAGTCTCATCTTTTTATCCTCACATGACTGACTAACGTACATTTTGTTaatgaaaggaaaaatattattgtGGGTGAACTGATTCAAGCTTATCTGCATAATGTACTTATGTTCTGTTTTTTTCTGGGTGAAAATCTCAACTTGAATCTTTATTTTGATAGTTTTATTCCCTTTGATCTCTGGTGAACATAGGGGTGGGTGCATTTTTGTTGATATGATCAAGCAATAACTTTGTGTCGGTAGATACACTATTACCTAGAACATGTGGTTACTTTTGCTGTAATAGTGGTTAATAAAAAACTGGTCCAGCCCAGTTTTTTGTTTGAACACATTCACCACTTAGTGTTCAACATTACACTGCATgtgatcatcatcatcatcacacaGAAATAACACTCAGAAATAAAGAGTAATGGATAACTGGGTATGATGGAGTGGATAAGGTGCAGAGATTGCTTGTGGGGTGAGGTAGATATTTTGCCAtgtaaagataaaagaaaagaagatgagTTTGACATTGTACAGGATTCACTCACCTTGAATGTGAAATGCCAACACCCAGAGGAATGAACAGAGCAAATGCAGTGACAGAAGAAATtaggaaaagaaacaaaagagaagAAACGAAAATATCTCTCAATATAGCAAATGAAACGGGTGAATTGAATGGTGAAGAGTGGTGGGTTGGGAAGCCCcttttatagtgaaaaaatgaGAAAGGGTTAACTGGTCATAAATGTCAGAAAGTGATGAAAATCTTagcaaattaaaaacaataaatgggAAAATGAAATGTACATCATGGTATGTTCATAGTAAAGCAACCCACAGTGTGTGCATGCTGTTGGAAATTTTAAGATTTAAGGTAAAACCAGTGCCTCTGTTTCCGTGAGAGAAACAGTGCATTAGTACAGCTAACCTTGCAGTGGTTTCGGTGTTGTTTTCACGAACcactttaattcttttttttcatttcatttactctttttaatAAATCCAGCCATGATAATTTATTGTTCATCTCATAATATTAATTTGgaataataagtaattattaCGCTAATGTGTTGTATTGTAGAATGCATCTGTCAGAAATGGTATTTTGGTTTTTCTGTGGTGCCCATAGTATCTGACCAGTGTCATGTTTTGATTTAAGTCCTTTGCAATTTGcagttacttttatttaaaagtttatgcAGTGGCGTCCACTTCAAcatggaaaataataataatattattattattaagcaCTACACCATGCGAAGAACTTTCTAAACACCGTTTCAAAGTGTTATTATATACGTGCCTCTAATATGTCAAAAGCTATAATTTCTATAACAACTTAAAACATCACTAGCAATTGCGTGtttaaaatttactatgattCATGTTATCTGCACACACATAGTTACACTACTTCTCTTaagaaaaattatcttttaacttttacttAATAATGTTATCTCAAAAGTGATTTTCCAAATCACATAAATCATATAActatttttacttgttttcaaattgtttaattttaacaaaaataactatataaatatttcatacactaaaaaaatttataaatagtgactaaatataattaattgcgtgatcaatttaaatattaatatataaactaaaaattattcataattaaaataaattatattatgaataaaaaaattattattttttaaattgataactaaaaaagtttttgagattaaatatgttcttggtcccttaattttcagtgaattttggaatttgtccatttgaaaactttataccaatttagtcattcatctctcaaaatacgtgaatttaattattttaatcaaattttgttaagtttatttgacaattCAAACacgttttataataatatttgacttaatattaaaacaaaaacagtataaacaactcaactACAATCCTGATatgtgtacgaaacatcaaataaatggatcattaatattagttactaagattttaattattacaacaattaatttttaattaaaaattggtctttaaattagtctttaaatatatttttcatcattaaaattaattattatttaagatttttttaagtaataaatttgattttattttttgtgagcAATTGTGTGATTTAGACTTAAAGTTTTTTACatactaaaatgaaaataattttgtagtGGATAGAAGTAGATTGGTTGGTAAAGATATTAAGATAAAGTGATAGATGGTTAGATGAGATGCAAGTATGATGGTGGATTGGTGGGTATGGAAACTAATTCATTATGTCGGAGAAATCACGTTGTTCTCTACGAATTATAAGATCTTATCGAATGACATGTCATTCTTCTGTTTTACGATCAAACAAGGATTCATGTCATCAtgataactaaatttataaacaacATCAATAGCATGtacaaaactaaattaattattctattttaaaatcaaaccattttaattcaataatttattaaaagaataacgTCTTTTGAGTAATGATTATTAAATGTAgtattaaacattatattattatatagaaaatgatattttgactactaaattttgacaattttctcttataacatgATGTGTCATCTTCTAATTGGTTTTGAAATatagagaatgaaaaaaatgaagaaatagaGAACCATTTAGAAgatgacacctaaaattttaagagaaagttgttaaaatttagtaatcaaaaaatcaattttcttattatattatctGAATAAAtagctattattattattattattaaccgTTACAACAATACGTTCTCTATGAGTATATTATAATTAGATGAGAGTCGTTTAATCTTAGAAATTGAGCAATAGTAcattaataaaactattttatttttaattaataattaattatggaattaaaacaacaaccaccatctaattttatgttaaaaacactttttctttttaacttttttagcaatttgataaaaaatttattttgataaatgtaTGTGCTTTATCAGAGAAGAGTGCACGACCTCCGAGGTGACGTAGATAGATCAGATAATTGATATGTGaatacaaaatcaaaagaatataCATTTGCACGTCATATAAAAGGATCTACATTCTTTTTTCGTGAGAAGATTTAGCATCCATCATGGGAAATCATTAGCCCTTGACTGGGGAGCTTGTTCTAATATACCTAATAATCTCACATCACTTAGGAGTCCAGGTCAATGCTAGTTTAAATACACCTTTCCCATCAATCTTCTAAGACTCCTTTTAAGGATAAGATCGTACGATGTTTCACACTCCAGACAATATACATTGAATGTGATGATTGACCTTAATGATATCACTAAACTTGGGATCGAaacatttttgttgtttgtggAAATAAAAACTTTCTTAGTCCTCGATTGGATGACTTATTTTAGTACACTCAATACATCACTTAGGAGTCGAGACTGAAGCTAATTTAAATATCCAAAGCGAAAATATCTTGGATTGGGAGCTTATCGTGGTATACTCACATCGTTTAGGACTCTAAACTAAGGTCGGTCTAAATGCACTTTCCTTTT
Encoded here:
- the LOC114162957 gene encoding sucrose synthase-like, with amino-acid sequence MAHHPLTHSHSFRERVDETLSGNRNEILALLSRLEAKGKGILQHHQVIAEFEEIPEENRKKLQDGAFGEVLRSTQEAIVLPPFVALAVRPRPGVWEYLRVNLHMLVVDELSPAEYLRFKEELVEGSANGNFVLELDFEPFNASFPRPTLNKSIGNGVEFLNRHLSAKLFHDKESMQPLLEFLRLHSYKGTTMMLNDKVQNLNSLQHVLRKAEEYLTSVAPATPYSEFESRFREIGLERGWGDTAERVLEMIQLLLDLLEAPDPCTLETFLGRVPMVFNVVILSPHGYFAQDNVLGYPDTGGQVVYILDQVRALENEMLNRIKKQGLDITPRILIITRLLPDAVGTTCGQRLERVYDTEYCDILRVPFRTEEGIVRKWISRFEVWPYLETYAEDVAVELAKELQAKPDLIVGNYSDGNIVASLLAHKLGVTQCTIAHALEKTKYPESDIYWKKFEEKYHFSCQFTADLFAMNHTDFIITSTFQEIAGSKDTVGQYESHTAFTLPGLYRVVHGIDVFDPKFNIVSPGADMGIYFPYTETERRLTNFHPEIEELLYSSVENEEHICVLKDRNKPIIFTMARLDRVKNITGLVEWYGKNARLRELVNLVVVAGDRRKESKDLEEKAEMKKMYGLIETYKLNGQFRWISSQMNRVRNGELYRVICDTKGAFVQPAVYEAFGLTVVEAMTCGLPTFATFNGGPAEIIVHGKSGYHIDPYHGDQAAELLVDFFEKSKADPSHWDTISQGGLKRIQEKYTWQIYSERLLTLTGVYGFWKHVTNLERRESKRYLEMFYALKYRKLAESVPLAIEE